A part of Tachyglossus aculeatus isolate mTacAcu1 unplaced genomic scaffold, mTacAcu1.pri scaffold_149_arrow_ctg1, whole genome shotgun sequence genomic DNA contains:
- the GABBR1 gene encoding LOW QUALITY PROTEIN: gamma-aminobutyric acid type B receptor subunit 1 (The sequence of the model RefSeq protein was modified relative to this genomic sequence to represent the inferred CDS: inserted 1 base in 1 codon): MPPPPLLLLLLPQLLFSLFGTEGSQGPNSTAGCQIIHPPWEGGIRYRGLTREQVRAVDFPPVDYEIEYVCRGEREVVGPKVRKCLPNGSWTDMHLPSRCLRTCPKSHLNLENGRAVPRGGERPALEGTWLDFRCDAGFQLVGSTRSVCDRGQWETPKPSCQVKRTTYSGRRAVYIGALFPMSGGWPGGRACQPAVEMALADVNRRRDILPDYELKLIHHDSKCDPGQATKYLYELLYNDPIKIILLPGCSSVSTLVAEVARMWNLIVLSYGSSSPALSNRQRFPTFFRTHPSATLHNPTRVKLFDKWGWKKIATIQQTTEVFTSTLDDLEERVKEAGIEITFRQSFFSDPTDPVKNLKRQDARIIVGLFYETEARKVFCEVYKERLFGKKYVWFLIXWYADKWFKTKDPAINCTVEEMTEAVKGHVTTEIVMLNPENTRSISNMTSQEFVEKLTRRLGKNPEETGGFQEAPLAYDAIWALALALNKTSGRGGGRWGGGVRLEDFNYNNQTITDQIYRAMNSSSFEGVSVHVVFDASGSRMAWTLIEQLQGGSYKNIGYYDSTKDNLSWYNTDKWIGEQQSAGPPPADQTLVIETFRFLSQKLFISVSVLSSLGIVLAVFCLSFNIYNSHVRYIQNSQPNLNNLTAVGCSLALAAVFPLGLDGYHIGHGQFPFVCQARLWLLGLGFSLGYGSMFTKIWWVHTVFTKKEEKKERRKTLEPWKLYATVGLLVGLDVLTLAIWQIVDPPSRFGPSFTKEEPKQDTDISILPQLEHCSSKKMNTWLGIFYGYKGLLLLLRIFLAYETKSVSTEKINDHRAVGMAIYNVVVLCLITVPVTMILSSQQDAAFAFASLAVVFSSYITLVVLFVPKMRRLITRGEWQSEAQDIMKTGSSTNNNEEEKARLLDKENRELERIIAEKEERVSELRHQLQARQQIRSRRHPSTPPDPSGPPRGTEPPDRLSCDGSRVHLLYK, encoded by the exons ATGCCGCCGCCGCcgttgctgctactgctgctgccgcAACTCCTGTTCAGCCTCTTTGGCACCGAGGGCTCCCAGGGCCCCAACTCCACCGCAG gcTGCCAAATCATCCACCCACCGTGGGAAGGAGGCATCCGGTACCGAGGCCTGACccgggagcaggtcagggctgtCGACTTCCCGCCCGTCGACTATGAGATCGAGTATGTGTGTCGGGGGGAGCGTGAGGTCGTGGGGCCTAAGGTCCGCAAGTGCCTCCCCAATGGCTCCTGGACGGACATGCACCTGCCTAGCCGCTGCT TGCGCACCTGCCCCAAGTCCCACCTGAACCTAGAGAATGGGAGGGCGGTCCCCCGGGGCGGAGAACGCCCAGCCCTGGAGGGAACCTGGCTAGACTTCCGCTGCGACGCTGGCTTCCAGCTGGTGGGCAGCACCCGAAGCGTCTGTGACCGCGGCCAGTGGGAAACCCCCAAGCCCTCCTGCCAGG TGAAGAGAACCACCTACTCAG GCCGCCGCGCCGTGTACATCGGGGCGCTGTTTCCCATGAGCGGCGGCtggccggggggccgggcctgTCAGCCCGCCGTGGAGATGGCGCTGGCGGATGTGAACCGCCGCAGGGACATCCTGCCCGACTACGAGCTCAAGCTCATCCACCACGACAGCAAG TGCGACCCAGGCCAGGCCACCAAGTACCTGTACGAACTGCTCTACAACGACCCCATCAAGATCATCCTGCTCCCCGGCTGCAGCTCCGTGTCCACCCTGGTGGCCGAGGTAGCCAGGATGTGGAACCTCATTGTG cTGTCCTACGGCTCCAGCTCTCCAGCCCTGTCTAACCGCCAGCGTTTCCCCACCTTCTTCCGCACACACCCGTCGGCCACGCTGCACAACCCCACCCGGGTGAAGCTCTTCGACAAGTGGGGCTGGAAAAAGATAGCCACCATCCAACAGACTACGGAGGTCTTCACCTCT acGCTGGACGACCTGGAAGAGCGAGTCAAGGAGGCCGGGATCGAAATCACGTTCCGACAAAGCTTCTTCTCTGACCCAACAGACCCTGTGAAGAACCTGAAG CGCCAGGATGCCCGCATCATCGTGGGACTTTTCTACGAGACAGAAGCCCGGAAGGTTTTCTGTGAG GTGTACAAAGAGCGTCTCTTTGGCAAAAAGTACGTATGGTTCCTCA GCTGGTACGCCGACAAGTGGTTCAAGACCAAAGACCCGGCCATCAACTGCACCGTGGAGGAGATGACGGAGGCCGTGAAGGGCCACGTCACCACCGAGATCGTCATGCTCAACCCCGAGAACACGCGCAGCATCTCCAACATG ACGTCACAGGAATTTGTGGAGAAGCTGACCCGGAGGCTGGGCAAGAACCCCGAGGAAACCGGCGGGTTCCAGGAGGCCCCGCTGGCCTACGACGCCATCTGGGCCCTAGCGCTGGCCCTGAACAAGACTTCTGGACGGGGCGGGGGCCGCTGGGGTGGCGGGGTGCGGCTGGAGGACTTCAACTACAACAACCAGACCATCACGGATCAGATCTACAGGGCGATGAACTCCTCCTCCTTCGAGGGCGTCTCT GTCCACGTGGTGTTCGATGCCAGCGGCTCCCGGATGGCCTGGACTCTCATTGAACAGCTGCagg gTGGAAGCTACAAGAATATCGGCTACTACGACAGCACCAAAGACAACCTCTCCTGGTACAACACGGACAAGTGGATAGGTGAGCAGCAGTCTGCC GGCCCCCCCCCAGCCGACCAGACCCTGGTCATTGAGACGTTCCGATTCCTGTCCCAGAAGCTCTTTATCTCGGTCTCGGTGCTGTCCAGCTTGGGTATCGTGCTGGCCGTCTTCTGTCTGTCCTTCAACATCTATAATTCACACGTCCG gtaCATTCAGAACTCGCAGCCAAACCTGAACAACCTGACCGCCGTGGGCTGCTCCCTGGCTCTGGCCGCCGTCTTCCCGCTCGGACTGGACGGCTACCACATTGGGCACGGGCAGTTCCCCTTCGTCTGCCAG gCCCGGCTCTGGCTCTTGGGCCTCGGCTTCAGCTTGGGCTACGGCTCCATGTTCACCAAGATCTGGTGGGTCCACACGGTGTTCaccaagaaggaggagaaaaaagagcggAGAAAG ACCCTGGAACCCTGGAAGCTGTACGCCACGGTGGGGCTGCTGGTGGGATTGGATGTGCTCACACTGGCCATATGGCAGATCGTGGATCCACCATCGAGGTTCGGCCCG TCCTTCACCAAGGAGGAGCCCAAGCAAGACACTGACATCTCCATCCTGCCCCAGCTTGAGCACTGCAGTTCTAAGAAGATGAATACGTGGCTCG GAATCTTCTATGGATAtaaggggctgctgctgctgctcaggatCTTCCTCGCCTACGAGACCAAGAGCGTGTCCACTGAGAAGATCAACGACCACCGGGCTGTGGGCATGGCCATCTACAATGTGGTG GTACTATGCCTTATCACAGTGCCCGTCACCATGATCCTGTCCAGCCAACAAGATGCAGCTTTTGCTTTTGCCTCTCTCGCCGTCGTCTTCTCCTCCTACATCACGCTTGTTGTGCTCTTTGTGCCGAAG ATGCGGAGGCTGATCACCCGGGGTGAGTGGCAGTCTGAGGCCCAGGACATCATGAAGACTGGCTCCTCCACCAACAAcaatgaggaggagaaggcccgCCTGCTGGACAAGGAGAACCGGGAGCTGGAGAGAATCATCGCTGAG AAGGAGGAACGCGTCTCTGAACTCCGCCACCAGCTCCAGGCGCGGCAGCAGATCCGCTCGCGCCGTCACCCCTCGACCCCCCCAGATCCCTCGGGACCCCCCCGGGGCACAGAGCCCCCCGACCGGCTCAGCTGTGATGGGAGCCGGGTGCACCTGCTCTATAAATGA